Proteins encoded by one window of Sulfurospirillum barnesii SES-3:
- a CDS encoding exo-beta-1,3-glucanase yields MTHAFKIVLFYLTMFLSLGLFWFWMAKPSSDLITLPDDVKLQCLSYAPFGKDDSPFDIPKGFRPSKEQMENDLAKLSTLTKCIRTYSSVGLEELPAIARKNGLKLWLGAWVSSDASLTQKEIDTVIALAKEYQEDVETIIVGNEALLRRDVSASQLVDYIERVKEALPDMVVTYADVWEFWNKHPEIAPSVDRVTIHILPYWEDKPISVDKALLHVKNIYNEMSQKISNKEIVIGETGWPSEGRMREGAYPSAVNQAIFTRGFVKMAEENGWKYNFIEAFDQPWKRISEGAVGGYWGLFDAERMDKHILHGFVSNFPNALWLFAGSFMLSLVGLIWLWGIPTCTCKKAPVWFASLFGGAVALIWQANMYWIVSRNTLEYVWAIICLSVAFILWLKLVQFLITEEISLRGSMARFMNVITLGEPKAETFWEDALHLLSVSIVLIMALSLAFDGRYLNFELGTLAIIAITYAVAYVSTERLELNGLMEKVSGLALFVAALAVLLQESARNGFALNWVILVVMFGSTLWLSKTRLCGITKSFLVLIASALLFVLIKEGVYVKESLIGICAADAMLPICQFRAMLGKVIYLNYIGLFGSLVAIFSVLSGSYILGMLAMIMGLFCLLTFNGFLGAIILVLGWWAVGYRLNETCTL; encoded by the coding sequence ATGACGCATGCCTTTAAAATCGTTCTTTTCTACCTCACAATGTTTTTATCTTTAGGTCTGTTTTGGTTTTGGATGGCAAAGCCTTCTAGTGATCTGATAACCTTACCTGATGATGTGAAATTACAATGCCTCTCTTATGCCCCTTTTGGTAAAGATGACTCACCTTTTGATATTCCAAAGGGTTTTCGTCCCTCCAAAGAGCAGATGGAGAATGATTTAGCAAAACTTTCAACCCTCACCAAATGCATTCGTACCTATTCGAGTGTTGGTTTGGAAGAGCTACCTGCAATAGCTCGTAAAAATGGTTTAAAACTGTGGCTAGGGGCATGGGTCAGCAGTGATGCAAGCCTCACGCAAAAAGAGATTGATACGGTCATTGCGTTGGCTAAAGAGTATCAAGAAGATGTTGAAACGATTATTGTTGGTAATGAGGCACTTTTACGTCGGGATGTGAGTGCTTCGCAGCTGGTAGATTATATTGAACGTGTGAAAGAAGCGTTGCCTGATATGGTGGTAACGTATGCGGATGTTTGGGAATTTTGGAATAAACACCCTGAGATTGCTCCCTCGGTAGATCGTGTGACGATTCACATTTTGCCCTATTGGGAAGACAAGCCAATTAGCGTTGATAAAGCACTTTTACATGTAAAGAATATTTACAACGAAATGAGTCAAAAAATATCCAATAAAGAGATTGTCATTGGAGAGACGGGATGGCCAAGCGAGGGGCGAATGCGAGAGGGAGCCTATCCAAGTGCTGTCAATCAAGCGATTTTTACGAGAGGTTTTGTAAAAATGGCTGAGGAAAATGGCTGGAAATATAATTTTATTGAGGCCTTTGATCAGCCGTGGAAACGCATCAGTGAAGGTGCTGTGGGTGGATATTGGGGTCTCTTTGATGCAGAGCGTATGGATAAGCATATTTTGCATGGATTTGTTTCTAATTTCCCCAATGCCCTTTGGCTGTTTGCGGGAAGCTTTATGCTTTCACTGGTTGGATTGATTTGGTTATGGGGAATTCCTACGTGTACATGTAAAAAAGCACCTGTATGGTTTGCAAGCTTGTTTGGAGGCGCTGTAGCACTCATATGGCAAGCCAATATGTATTGGATTGTCTCTCGCAATACCTTAGAGTATGTTTGGGCGATTATCTGTTTGAGTGTGGCGTTTATTTTATGGCTTAAATTGGTTCAATTTCTTATCACCGAAGAGATAAGCCTTCGTGGTTCTATGGCACGTTTTATGAATGTTATTACGCTAGGAGAGCCTAAAGCAGAGACGTTTTGGGAAGATGCTTTGCATCTTTTAAGTGTCAGTATCGTCCTAATAATGGCGCTTTCCTTGGCATTTGACGGACGGTATTTAAATTTTGAATTAGGTACATTAGCCATTATTGCCATTACGTATGCCGTTGCATATGTGAGTACAGAGCGTTTGGAATTAAATGGATTGATGGAAAAAGTCAGTGGCTTGGCACTGTTTGTCGCTGCTTTGGCTGTTTTATTGCAAGAGAGTGCCCGTAATGGATTTGCGCTGAATTGGGTGATTTTAGTGGTGATGTTTGGCTCAACATTATGGCTTTCTAAAACACGGTTATGTGGAATTACGAAAAGCTTTTTAGTATTGATTGCTAGTGCTCTTTTATTTGTTTTAATCAAAGAGGGTGTTTATGTCAAAGAATCTCTCATTGGAATCTGTGCCGCAGATGCTATGCTTCCCATCTGTCAATTTAGAGCGATGTTGGGGAAGGTGATTTATCTCAATTATATAGGGCTTTTTGGGAGTTTGGTTGCCATCTTTAGTGTGCTTTCTGGAAGTTATATTTTAGGGATGCTTGCTATGATAATGGGGCTTTTTTGCCTTTTAACCTTTAATGGTTTTTTAGGGGCGATTATTCTTGTGCTAGGATGGTGGGCTGTTGGATACCGTTTGAACGAGACGTGTACACTGTAG
- the hemH gene encoding ferrochelatase — MAQKALILLNMGGPNNLQEVELFLSNMFNDKNIITTKSTLLRRFIAFMITASRTKKAQANYAKLGGKSPLVGYTQKLVAKVQKKLPSLHVSFAMRYTPPFCEGVIRELIAKEINEVLLLPLYPHYSTTTTKSSVEDFMDVAHTLGYQGKIRVIERFYENASYNNLIVHKIKEALKDNEAHHVELIFSAHSLPQKIVDKGDPYQKEIELHVKILSELLEKQGLHFKAIHLAYQSKLGPLKWLEPSLEQKLSSLQNKNALIVPLSFTIDNSETEFELSMEYAEVAHHLGFERYLVAKCPNDDDAFVACIKELCS; from the coding sequence ATGGCACAAAAAGCACTCATCCTCCTCAATATGGGAGGGCCTAATAATCTGCAAGAGGTAGAACTTTTCCTCAGCAATATGTTCAATGATAAAAATATCATCACCACAAAAAGTACCCTTCTAAGACGCTTTATTGCTTTTATGATCACTGCTTCACGCACCAAAAAAGCACAAGCCAATTATGCCAAACTTGGAGGTAAATCGCCTCTTGTAGGATACACGCAAAAGCTCGTCGCTAAAGTGCAAAAAAAACTCCCTTCTTTACATGTAAGCTTTGCCATGCGCTACACACCTCCTTTTTGTGAGGGTGTCATTCGTGAATTAATCGCAAAAGAAATAAACGAAGTGCTTTTATTGCCACTTTATCCACACTATTCAACAACAACAACAAAATCCTCTGTTGAAGATTTTATGGACGTTGCACACACACTTGGCTATCAAGGAAAGATCCGTGTGATTGAGCGTTTCTACGAGAATGCTTCTTACAATAACCTCATCGTTCATAAAATCAAAGAAGCATTAAAAGACAATGAAGCGCATCATGTAGAGCTTATCTTTTCAGCACACTCTCTGCCTCAAAAAATCGTCGACAAGGGTGATCCTTACCAAAAAGAGATTGAATTACATGTAAAGATTTTGAGTGAACTTTTGGAAAAGCAAGGGCTTCATTTTAAAGCGATTCATCTTGCGTATCAGTCTAAATTAGGACCTCTCAAATGGCTAGAACCCTCTTTAGAGCAAAAGCTCTCATCCCTTCAAAATAAAAATGCCCTCATTGTACCCCTCTCTTTTACCATTGATAATTCTGAAACAGAATTTGAGCTGAGTATGGAGTATGCAGAAGTAGCCCACCACTTAGGCTTTGAGCGCTATTTGGTGGCTAAATGCCCCAATGATGATGATGCGTTTGTGGCGTGTATTAAGGAACTTTGCTCTTAA
- the alaS gene encoding alanine--tRNA ligase: MDVRAEFLKFFEQKGHKVIESSPLVPDDATLLFTNAGMVPFKSVFTGEVPRPNPPRATTCQTCIRAGGKHNDLDNVGYTARHHTFFEMLGNFSFGDYFKEDAISHAWEFVTEVLKLPKEKLWVTVHESDDEAEAIWKKHIDASRIMRFGDKDNFWQMGDTGPCGPCSEIFIDQGAENFNTPEDYMGGDGDRFLEIWNLVFMQYERDASGVLHPLPKPSIDTGMGLERVTAVKEGVFSNYDSSLFIPLTNKVAELCRKPYAYATGASYRVIADHIRAVSFLVAQGTTFGRVGRGYVLRRILRRAVRHGYLLGLREPFMYKLLDTLCDLMGKQYPYLVAKKEVIAEQIKNEEESFFTTIASGLELFEKELPNTKTMFSGEVAFKLYDTYGFPLDLTADMLREKGLSVNEAEFEALMAEQKARSKASWKGSGDKATQGEFKPLLEKFGVNTFVGYTQKEAKTKVLALLDENFKEVQSLDENGWVMFETTPFYAMSGGQSGDEGEIKGYGKVIDTKKFFDLNLSLVELEKPLHVNDEVHLVVDVSRLEIEKHHSATHLLHSALRTVLGEHVSQAGSLVEKERLRFDFSHPKALSSEEITAIEAFVNRVIASGVAGETKLMNIEEAKTSGAMALFGEKYGSEVRVVSFGDASIELCGGTHVENVANIGSFFILKESGVSAGVRRIEAICGSAALAYAQNLRSELEMIKESVKHKEPLIGINRLKEEIKTLKVEVESLNSQAGKAVESLHVNGVELIVDVLGAGDIKARIDDLKNEKSSVAVLLLQVKDDKVLIAAGVKNAPIKAGAWIKEIAPIVGGGGGGRDDFAQAGGKDASRIEEAKNAALAYAKALL; this comes from the coding sequence ATGGATGTTAGAGCTGAGTTTTTAAAGTTTTTTGAACAAAAAGGTCATAAGGTGATTGAGAGTTCTCCTTTGGTACCAGATGATGCAACCTTGTTATTTACCAACGCAGGCATGGTTCCTTTTAAGAGTGTTTTTACAGGCGAAGTGCCTCGTCCCAACCCTCCACGTGCGACAACGTGTCAGACATGTATCAGGGCTGGTGGTAAACACAATGATCTTGACAATGTCGGCTACACAGCGCGCCATCACACCTTTTTTGAAATGCTTGGAAACTTCTCTTTTGGTGATTATTTTAAAGAAGATGCCATCTCTCATGCGTGGGAATTTGTGACCGAAGTGCTTAAACTTCCTAAAGAAAAACTTTGGGTAACCGTTCATGAGAGCGATGATGAGGCTGAGGCGATTTGGAAAAAACACATCGATGCGAGTCGCATTATGCGTTTTGGCGATAAAGACAACTTCTGGCAAATGGGCGATACGGGACCATGTGGTCCGTGCAGCGAAATCTTCATCGATCAGGGAGCTGAGAACTTTAATACGCCTGAGGATTACATGGGAGGAGACGGAGACCGTTTCTTAGAGATTTGGAACCTTGTTTTTATGCAGTACGAGCGAGATGCTTCTGGTGTGCTTCATCCTCTTCCAAAACCTTCCATTGACACAGGTATGGGATTAGAACGTGTAACAGCGGTGAAAGAGGGCGTTTTTAGTAACTATGACTCTTCACTCTTTATTCCTTTAACAAACAAAGTGGCAGAGTTGTGCAGAAAGCCGTATGCGTATGCAACGGGTGCGAGTTACCGTGTGATCGCCGATCATATTCGTGCGGTTTCATTTTTGGTCGCACAAGGAACCACCTTTGGTCGCGTGGGTCGTGGGTATGTACTTCGAAGAATTTTACGCCGAGCGGTTCGACATGGTTATTTGCTAGGACTTCGTGAGCCGTTTATGTACAAGCTCTTAGATACTTTATGTGATCTTATGGGCAAACAGTACCCGTACCTTGTCGCTAAAAAAGAGGTGATTGCAGAGCAGATCAAAAATGAAGAAGAGAGCTTCTTTACGACCATCGCTTCAGGACTTGAACTCTTTGAAAAAGAACTCCCCAATACCAAAACGATGTTTAGCGGCGAAGTGGCGTTTAAACTTTACGATACCTATGGTTTCCCTCTTGATCTCACAGCGGATATGCTCAGAGAAAAAGGTTTAAGCGTCAACGAAGCGGAGTTTGAAGCTTTGATGGCGGAGCAAAAAGCACGTTCCAAAGCCTCATGGAAAGGCAGTGGCGATAAGGCAACCCAAGGTGAGTTTAAACCCCTTCTTGAAAAATTTGGCGTAAACACCTTTGTGGGTTACACACAAAAAGAAGCGAAAACAAAAGTCTTAGCACTGCTTGATGAGAACTTCAAAGAGGTTCAAAGCTTAGACGAAAATGGTTGGGTGATGTTTGAAACCACTCCTTTTTATGCGATGAGCGGTGGACAAAGTGGCGATGAGGGTGAGATAAAAGGATATGGTAAAGTCATTGATACGAAGAAATTTTTTGACCTCAATCTCTCTTTGGTAGAACTTGAAAAACCTTTACATGTAAACGATGAGGTTCATCTTGTGGTTGATGTGTCTCGTTTGGAAATTGAAAAGCATCACAGTGCGACACACCTTCTTCACAGTGCGCTTCGCACCGTTTTAGGTGAGCATGTCTCACAAGCGGGAAGTTTGGTAGAGAAAGAGCGCCTTCGCTTTGACTTTTCGCATCCAAAAGCACTTAGCAGTGAAGAAATAACTGCTATTGAAGCGTTTGTAAACCGTGTGATTGCCAGTGGTGTTGCAGGTGAAACCAAATTGATGAATATTGAAGAGGCTAAAACAAGTGGAGCGATGGCTCTTTTTGGTGAAAAATATGGCTCTGAAGTACGTGTGGTGAGTTTTGGGGATGCCAGCATTGAGCTATGTGGTGGAACACATGTGGAAAATGTGGCGAACATTGGAAGTTTTTTTATTTTAAAAGAGAGCGGTGTCAGTGCAGGTGTGCGTCGTATTGAAGCCATTTGTGGAAGTGCAGCATTGGCATATGCACAAAATTTACGCTCTGAACTTGAAATGATTAAAGAGAGTGTCAAACACAAAGAGCCTTTGATTGGTATTAACCGCCTTAAAGAAGAAATTAAAACCCTTAAAGTTGAAGTAGAATCACTGAATTCTCAAGCAGGTAAAGCTGTTGAGTCTTTACATGTAAACGGTGTTGAACTTATTGTTGATGTGTTGGGTGCTGGCGATATTAAAGCACGTATTGATGATTTGAAAAATGAAAAAAGCTCTGTTGCTGTGCTCTTATTGCAAGTAAAAGATGACAAAGTCTTGATCGCAGCAGGCGTTAAAAATGCGCCAATTAAAGCAGGGGCGTGGATTAAAGAGATTGCTCCAATTGTCGGCGGTGGCGGTGGAGGAAGAGATGATTTTGCACAAGCTGGTGGAAAAGATGCTTCACGGATTGAAGAAGCTAAAAATGCTGCATTAGCCTATGCTAAAGCACTTCTTTAA